The genome window AAGGAATTACAGCCTGATATAGTAACAATGGATATCACTATGCCTGAAATGGATGGTTTAGAGGCACTTAAGACAATAAGAGCCTTTGACCCTAATTCAAAAATTGTTATGATTTCTGCACTTGGACAGGAAAACAACGTAAAACAGGCTGTATTATCAGGTGCAAAAGGATTTATAGTCAAGCCATTTAAAGAAGAACATGTTGTTAAGACTTTAAGCAAGCTATAACCGGTGCATGTGAATATAAAAGCAATCATTATTCAATTTGTTTATGGTATAAACGACCTGACTTAAAGTTATTGATTTATAAGTATACATAAATTAGTAATTATGGGTTTGTTTTTACATATATCGAAGCATATCAGTCATCTATTCTTAGTTAATCTTTTTTATGTATGTAAACTTATAAATACAAATTTTATATACATTAAGAAATTGAATAATCAATAAACAGGAGTGATTTCCAATGGGTAATAGTTATAGCAGGGAACCTATGCTTGAGATGTTTATATTCGAAACATATCAACTTCTGGAGCAGTTGGAGCAATCAATCATAAACTCAGAAAAAAATGGCGGTTTCCACTCTTCTATAAATGAAATCTTCAGAATAATGCACACTATTAAAGGATCTTCAGCTATGATGCTCTTTAATAACATAGCTGCTACAGCACATGCAATAGAAGACCTCTTTTACTATCTCAGGGAGGAAAAGCCTGACAAGGTTGATTATTCAAGATTGAGTGATATTGTCCTTGAAGGGGTGGATTTCATAAAATGCGAGACTGCCAAAATTGACAGTGGTCTGAATGCAGATGGAAATTCAGAAGAACTTATAAATGTAATCAAAGCATATTTGACTAATCTAAGAATTGAGAATAATTCACCTTCCAAAGGAAATGAGAATAATAACAGCAATTCCGAACAGAAATTCTATATCTCACCGGAAAGAACTATGATTTCTACATCAGGTACATCAAACAAATACAAAGCAATCATTTTTTTTGAGGATGGTTGCGAAATGGAGAATATAAGGGCTTTTACTGTAGTACATAATCTAAAGGAAATTGCAGATGAACTGCAATTTGCACCTGAAGATATAATGGAAAATGATGATAGCATTGAGGTTATAAGGCAGGAAGGCTTTAAGGTTGTTTTCAATACAGGAAAGAGTTTTGATGAGGTAAGGGATATATTACAGCAGACGATTTTCTTAAGAGATTTGGATTTAGTTTGTTTGGAAGAGAATAACACTGACCGGCCTGAAGCAAGAGTTAAAAGGGAAATAAATCTTGATAAGCCTGTAGATGAGTTTATTGACAAAGACAGATCAAAGGAAATTCAAAAAGAAAATACCTCAACATCTTCAAAACAAGGAATAATAAGTGTTAATATTACAAAGCTTGATAAACTGATGGACCTTGTAGGAGAGCTGGTAATCTCTGAAGCGATGGTTACGGGAAATCCGGATTTGAAAGGATTACAGCTTGACAACTTTTATAAATCAGCGAGGCAGCTTCACAAAATCACAAGCGAGCTTCAGGATATTGTAATGTCTATCCGGATGGTTCCACTTTCAATGACCTTTCAGAAAATGAACCGCATTGTCAGAGATATGAGCAAAAAGCTTAATAAGGATGTAGAACTTGAAATAATAGGAGAAGAGACTGAAGTAGATAAAAACATAATTGAAAGCATATCTGACCCATTGATGCATCTTATACGTAATTCCATTGACCATGGCATAGAATCTGCGGTGGACAGACTGGAAAAAGGCAAGCCTGAAGCCGGCAAAGTAACTCTTGAGGCCAAGAGTGCAGGGGGAGATGTGTGGATTATCGTAAAAGATGATGGACGAGGGTTGAACAAGGAAAAGATTTTAAAAAAGGCGTTGGAGAACGGATTGGTTTATAAGCCTGAGAGTGAGCTGACAGACAGGGAGATATATTCATTTATTTTCTTACCGGGATTTTCAACTAAAGAAAAGGTTACTGAGTTTTCCGGCAGAGGTGTGGGCATGGATGTAGTTACCAAGAATATTGAGAAGGTAGGGGGAACTGTACTGGTAGATAGTAAACCAGATACAGGGACTACTATTTCGATAAAGATACCGCTGACGCTTGCCATTATAGATGGTATGACAATAAAAGTAGGGAATTCAAGGTATACCGTCCCTATGACTTCAATAAAGGAATCAATGCGCGTAACCGAAAGGGACGTGATAACAGATCCGGACGGTAATGAAATGATTCTTATAAGAGGCCAGTGTCACCCTATACTAAGGCTTCACGAAATCTACAAAGTTAAAACTGACACTTTGAAAATACATGAAGGAATAATCATGATGGTGGAAGATGAAGATAAAAGTATCTGCATTTTTGCAGATGAACTACTTGGGGAGCAGCAGGTAGTAGTAAAAGCTTTGCCATCATATTTAAAAAAGGTAGGAGGGATAGCAGGGTGTACCTTACTGGGAGATGGCAGTATAAGCTTGATTCTGGATGTAGTAGGGTTAATGGGAGTAGATAGATAAACAGGCATTGTGGAGTAAAGTGTTTATAAAGGAGGAGATGGTAAAATGACTGAAGTTTTGGAAAACGTAATGGAATTTGAGGATACGCAGAAAGATAAGTATCTGACTTTCGTTTTAGGCAGTGAGGAATACGGAATAGACATAAAATATGTGACAGAAATTATTGGACTGCAATCTATAACACAAGTACCTGAAATGCCTGAATACATAAAGGGTATTATTAATTTGAGAGGGAAAATCATTCCGGTGCTTGATGTCAGGTTGAGATTCAAGAAGGAATCCAGGGAGTATAACGACAGGACATGTACAATTGTAGTAGATATGGAGAATACATCTGTGGGATTGATTGTGGATTCAGTATCTGAAGTGTTATCAATACCTGAAACTGAAATAGTACCGCCTCCACAGTTGAACTCAGGTTATCATCAGAGGTATATAAAAGGCATAGGTAAGGTTGGAACTAACGTGAAGCTGTTGCTGGACTGCAACAAGCTTTTGAATGATGATGAGATACAGGAAATTATGAACCTTTCATAATGGGAAAACTATATTGTATTAATTACTCTTTATTATGTTATCCAGGTTTGTACAACTAGTTAAAGTAATGAATTATAGTTAGGCTGGTTTTCTCCTGAATTGTCACAGCGGGTTAAAGTATACATAAAGGAGGAGTTAATATGAATTGGTATTATAACTTAAAAATTGCTTCTAAACTAATAACTGCCTTTATACTGGTTGCTCTTATTGCAGGTGTGGTAGGGGTGACAGGGATTATTAATATCAATAATATTACAACTCAGGATAAAGTCCTGTATGAGTTGAACACAGTTCCAATTAGCCAAATATCACAAGTAGCCTTGTCATACCAGAAGTCACGTGTTGCCATGAGGGATATGGTTGTAGACAGAGATGCAGACAGGTTGGCTGAGTATGAAAAGAGTGTAAAAGAAGATATAGCAAATATGAGGGTTAACCTAGATAAATTTGGAAAGACCCTTCAGACAACAGAAGGAATACAGTTGGTTGAAAAGCTGAAGGTGGCAATTGACAAGTATGAACCGTACATAGGCGAATTGGTTGGAATGATAAAAAACAACAATGCGGATGGGGCATATGCCAGGATGAAGGGTGAAGGCATAATTCTGGCAAAGGAAATAGATGAAACTATAAACAGGCTTACAACCCTTAAAGTGGTTATTGCGGGAGAAAAGGCGGAAGATAATCAGGCAACTGCCAGAAATTCGGTAATAATGATGATTGCTTTTGTCACTGCAGGAATGCTGACAGCTATAGTTCTTGGCATTTTTATAGCACGGATAATCAGTAAATCAATGAATAAGCTTGTAACAGCTGCACAGAAAATAGCAGGCGGGGATCTGAATGTTGAAGTGGAAGTGAACACAAAAGATGAGGTGGGAATGCTGGCACAGGCATTTGATACTATGGCTAACAACATAAATGAAGTAATGACAAACATAAATGCTTCTGCAGAACAGGTAGCTGCAGGTTCCAAGCAGGTATCGGATTCTGGACAGGCTTTATCCCAGGGGTCTACAGAACAGGCAAGCTCTATAGAAGAAATCACATCCTCAATTACCGAGGTTGCAGCTCAGACCAAACAAAACGCAATCAACGCAAATCAGGCGAATGAACTTGCCTTGTCCGTAAGAGAAAAGGCAGCCCAGGGAAATGAGCAAATGAAGCAAATGCAGAAGGCTATGCAGGATATAAATGTTTCATCTTCAAACATATCAAAAATAATAAAGGTTATAGACGAAATCGCATTCCAGACAAATATACTTGCGCTTAATGCTGCCGTAGAAGCAGCCAGGGCAGGGCAGCACGGAAAAGGTTTTGCTGTAGTAGCCGAGGAAGTAAGAAATCTGGCTGCCAGAAGTGCAAATGCAGCAAAAGAAACGACAGAGATGATCGAAGGTTCCATACGAAAGGTTGAAGCGGGAACAAAAATAGCAAATGATACGGCAGAAGCTCTGAACGAAATAGTCAATGGAGTGGCAAAAGCTGCAACACTCGTTGGAGAGATTGCTGTTGCGTCAAATGAACAGGCAACAGGTATATCACAAGTAAACCAGGCTCTGGAACAGGTAGCGCAGGTAGTACAGACCAATTCGGCGACAGCGGAGGAAAGTGCAGCTGCAAGCGAAGAACTGTCCAGTCAGGCAGAAGTGCTGAAGGATGCCGTACTAAAATTCAAATTAAAAAGAAGTGATTTTAAAGGTATTGACAATCTAAACCCTGAAGTTGTCCGAATGCTGGAAGGAATGGTGAGCAAAAAGCAAAGTAATGGCGGTAAAACAAATAAGAAAGAAATGTTCTCCAAAGCGAAGATTATGCTTGAAGACAATGAATTTGGCAAGTATTAATCAATAATTGTATCATTGCATTATCCTGATAGCGTCAGCACGTAGAAGTGAGCGACATATAATGTCTGCTGAAGCAACGTATTCGATTAAGAGAGATATACCAAACTATCCTACATCTAAAAAACGGAGGAGCAAATCATATGAAATGGTTTCGTAATTTGAAGATACTGGTAAAGCTTCTGGCCTCATTTATTATTGTCGCTTTAATAGCTGGTGTTGTCGGAATCGTCGGGGTAATCAATTTAAGGAAAATTGATACTGAATATACTACTTTATATAAGGATTTCGGAGTAGCAGTAGGTGATGTAGGAAATGTATCTATAGCCTACCAGCGTATCAGGGTAAACTTAAGGGAATTGATAATTGACAAGGGAAGCTCGGAACGTAGTACATATACAGAGAAAATAAAGGGTTATGATAAGATTATTAACGATGAATTGGCAGAATTTCAGAAGTCTTTACATACTGAAGAAGCTAAAAATGAGTATTCAAGGCTGGTTGCCGCAATAAACGAATACCAGCCAATAAAGCAAAAAATCATTGATCTGTCCCTTTCTAACAGGGAAGAAGAAGCTTTGAAATTTCTGCGTGTGGATGGAGCAAAGCTGGCTAACGAGATAAATGATACTATTGATAAACTGATGGAACTTAAGATAAAGGGTGGAAATGAAAGGTCAGATGAATATTCTGTTACCACAGACAACACGGTTATGACCATGGTAATTGTTGTGATTTTTGCTGTTTTGGTAGCTGTAGGCTTGGGTATTTATGTAGCCCGTATTTTAAGCAACCCGGTAAAAAATATGGTTTCAGCTGCCAATAAACTTGCTGTAGGAGATGTAAATGTCAGTGTTGAAGCAGATACAAAGGATGAAATAGGAGAATTGATGGGAGCCTTTGGCAGAATGATAAAAAACGTACGAGAACAGGCTCTTGCAGTAGAAAAGATAGCATCCGGCGATCTGACAGTAGAAGTAACCGTTAAGTCGGAGAATGATCTTCTGGGCAAAAAACTCAGTGAGATGATACAAAAGAATAATGAGGTACTGATTAATATTAATTCAGCATCTGAGCAGGTGGCTGCAGGTTCCAGACAGGTTTCGGCATCAAGCCAGGCATTGTCCCAGGGGGCTACCGAGCAGGCAAGCTCCATAGAGGAAATCACTTCATCAATGACTGAAGTTGCTGCCCAGACAAAACAGAATGCAATAAATGCAAATCAGGCCAGCGAGCTTGCATTGGCTGTAAAAGAAAAAGCCGAACAAGGAAATGACCAGATGAAGGAAATGGTAAAAGCGATGCAGGACATAAACCAGTCTTCCTCCAATATATCAAAAATAATAAAGGTTATAGACGAGATTGCTTTCCAGACAAATATACTGGCACTAAACGCAGCTGTAGAAGCAGCCAGGGCGGGACAGCACGGAAAGGGCTTTGCTGTAGTGGCTGAAGAAGTAAGAAACCTGGCTGCCAGAAGTGCAAATGCTGCAAAAGAAACAACCGATATGATAGAAGGTTCCATTAAAAATGTTGAGGTAGGCACAAAAATAGCAAGCAACACGGCCAGTGCCTTGAGCGAGATAGTTGGAGGTGTGGCTAAGGCAGCATCTTTAGTAAGTGAGATAGCAATTGCATCGAATGAACAGGCAACGGGAATATCGCAGGTAAATCAGGCTCTTGAACAGGTTGCACAGGTTGTACAGACCAACTCTGCAACTGCCGAGGAAAGTGCAGCAGCAAGTGAAGAGCTGTCTGGTCAGGCAGACTTACTGAAAGAATCTGTAAGAAGGTTCAGACTGAAAGATATGAAAAATACCGGCTTTGACAGTTTCAACCCTGATGTTATTAATATGATTGAGAGCATGATGAGCAAAAAGCACTATTTAAATACTGTAAGCAGAGGAAACCAGGAAAATGCAGCTTCTGTGCACCCTAAATCTCAAATATCTCTTGAAAGTAATGAATTTGGCAAATACTAAAGCATAACTATGGAGGTTGAGTATTTTGGACATTTCGGATAAGGAATTCGAACGTCTTGCAACATATATGAAGGCGAATTACGGCATAAATATGACCGAAAAGAAAAAAACACTTGTTATGGGACGCTTGCATAATGTCCTTATACAAAATAACTTTAAAAGCTTTTCAGAGTATTACGAGTACATAATTTCCGATAAGACGGGGGATGCCGTTACCACCCTCATAAACAAGCTTACAACCAATCATACTTTTTTTATGAGGGAGTCCCAGCATTTTGATTATCTAAAAAAGAATGTGCTTCCCTATCTTGCGGAAAAAGAGAAAAGCAGGAAGGATTTAAGGATATGGAGTGCCGGGTGTTCGACAGGTGAAGAGCCTTATACGCTTGCAATGATTTTATCCGATTTTTTCGGTTTGGAAAAACCTCAGTGGGATACCAAGGTATTGGCTACGGATATTTCTTCAAAGGTATTGAATGCTGCAGATAAGGGGATTTATTCCAATGAGCACATAGCTTCCTTGCCTGACTATTGGAAAAGGAACTATTTCAGGCCACATGACACTGAAAACTCCATAGTTGCGGATAGAATAAAAAGTGAAGTCATTTTCAGATTATTCAATCTGATGACGAATTATTTTCCGTTTAAGAGACAGTTTCATGTAATATTCTGCAGAAATGTGATGATATATTTTGACGCTGAAACGAAAAGGGAATTGGTAAACAAATTCTATGACAGTACAGAACCGGGGGGGTATTTGTTCATTGGACATTCGGAATCACTTAACCGCAGCGAAAGCGGATATAAATATATTCTGCCTGCTGTTTACAGAAAAGAATGAATTGTTATAAGATATAAAAGAAAAGATTGCGGAGGTAAGAGTGTTTATTAAACGCAAGATAAAGGTTTTGATTGTAGATGATTCGCTTTTGTTCAGGGAAACTTTGGCAAGAGGCATTACTTCCGATCCTGGTATCGAGGTAGTGGCAACTGCACCGGACCCATATACAGCCAGCGAAAAAATAATTGAATTTGAGCCTGATGTAATGACGCTGGATGTAGAAATGCCCAGAATGAACGGTATTGAATTCCTTCGCAGGCTTATGCCCCAATACCCTATACCTGTAGTTGTAGTGAGTGCCGTCAGTGAAAATGTTTTTGATGCCTTGAATGCCGGTGCGGTAGATTTTGTTACAAAGTCCGCACCGGGCAATCCTAAAGGAATGGACTCATTGATAAATGAGCTTATAGTGAAAATAAAAATAGCGTCTACAGCCAAGGTGGGACACTTGAAAGGGGCTGGGCTGCCAGGAGGATTATCAGGAAGAAATAATCCGAAGAGCGAAATATCAGACCTTACGGAACGTATAATTGCAATTGGAGCATCCACTGGGGGAACTGAGGCTATTTATCAAGTTATAAAATCCCTTCCGAGGGAAATTCCCGGAATGGTGATAGTGCAGCATATGCCTCCGGTATTTACAAGGATGTATGCGGAAAGGCTGAATAATTCATGCTCTCTGGAGGTAAGAGAGGCAAAGGACGGGGACAAGGTATTGCCGGGGCGTGTCCTTATTGCTCCGGGGGATTTCCATATGAGATTGAAAAAGTTCGGGGGATCATATCAAGTCGAATGCTTTAAGGGTGAAAGAGTTAATGGTCACTGTCCTTCCGTAGATATACTTTTTGAGTCCGTAGCTAAGGAAGCTGGAAGAAATGCAATAGGTGTCATACTTACAGGTATGGGATATGATGGGGCCAAGGGAATGCTGTCGATGAGAAAAAACGGTGCAAGGACTATTGGACAGGATGAACATTCATGTGTCGTATATGGTATGCCTAAGGTTGCATACGATATTGGAGCAGTTGAAAAACAGGTAGCGCTGGACAATATTGCACAGGTTGTGTTTTCTGTAATTAATGGGAAGTTGTAACCGGATACTGTGAAAAGGAATTCAGAAGGGGGCAGGATATGCAAAACGACAGGCAGTTCACCAAAGGGAAAAAGGCTGAAAGGGAGTTTCTGTCGATTGCCCTTGAAAGTATAGGGGATGGTGTAATAACCACTGATGAAAACGGCAGGGTAGTATTTATGAATGAAGCAGCCGAGGAACTTACCGGATGGAGCCGTACTGATGCAGACGGAAAGAGGCTGGAAGAAGTATTTGTAATTATTGACAAAAAAAGCGGCTCTTTATTGGAGAGCCCTTTTACCGTGACATTAAGGAAGGGAAGTAAAAGCGGACTTAAGAATCATACAGTACTGATATCAAAGCACGGTACAGAAAGCTATATATCAGCCAGCAGTGCGCCCATAAAAGAATGCGATGGGGAAATAATCGGTGTAGTAGTAGTTTTCAGAGACATAACAAGAATCAAGCAAGCCGAAGAAGAAGTGGCAAATGAACAAAAAAACCTGAAGGCTATTTTTGAATCTTCACCTGTAGGGATGCTGCTATTAGATGAGAATATGATCATATGCAGAATCAATGATTCTGCATTGAAGATATTGAAAAGAGGGTTTGAGGATGTAATAAGCAGACGGATTGGTATCGGATTTAACTGTATAAACTGTATCAGAGGCAACAATGGTTGCGGCTTTAGTATCGAGTGTGACAATTGTCTTTTCTGGAGTATTGTTTCTGTTGCCTTTGATTCGGGAGAGCCGATAAAAGGTATGGAAATATCCCATTATATATTCGTGGACGGAAAAGAGGAAAACATATGGCTGAAAATGAGTGCTGTCCCGGTAGTATTGGATGGCAGAATATATGTAGTGCTGGCTATTGAAGATATCACTGAGAACAAGAGGAATGAGGAAGGGCTTAAAAGGTACCAGATACTATCAGAAAAAGCCCGTGATATAATTTACTTTATCGATACCGATGGAAATATCCTGGAGGCAAATGATGCCGCATTCAAGGCATATGGATATACCAGAGAAGAGCTTTTGAGCAAGAGTGTATTTGAACTTAGAAACAATGAAGAAATTCCGCAGGTTGCAAAACAGCTTAAGATAGCTGATGCAGAAGGAACGCTTTTTGAAACTGAGCATATACGCAAGGACGGAAGTGTGTTTCCGGTAGAGGTAAGTGCCCAGGGAACTACTATCGGAAATAAGAGAGTAATACTGAGTATAATAAGAGATATTACAGAGAGGAAGAAGGCAGAACGGGAACTGCAGCTTGCCATGGAAGCTGCCGAAACAGCAAGCAGGGCGAAAAGTGAATTTTTGGCCAATATGAGCCACGAAATACGTACTCCGCTAAATGGAATAATAGGTATGACTGATCTGACTTTGCTTACTGAACTGACAAAAGACCAAAAAGAAAACTTAGTCACAATAAAAACGTGTGCCGATACATTGCATAGGGTAATCAACGATATACTGGATCTTTCTAAAATCGAGGCGGGAAAAATGCTTATAGAGAGTATTCAATTCGATATAAGAGAATTAATAGAAAAAACAGTTAAGCCTCATTATACAAATGCCAGGCTAAAAGGGCTCAAATTCATACATAACGTGAATAAAGAAGTACCTGAAACCCTGATGGGTGACCCTACACGATTGCAGCAGATACTGAACAACCTTATAGGGAATGCAGTAAAATTTACCGAAGCAGGTGAGATAAACATACAGGTGGATAATTACCTGATAATTGATTCTAGGGCATATATGAAGTTCTCTATATCAGATACGGGTATAGGGATTGCCCAGGAAGAAATGAGCCAGTTATTCAAAAATTTCAGTCAGGTAGATGGTTCAATAACAAGGAAGTATGGAGGAACAGGACTGGGCTTGGCCATATCCAAACATCTTGTAGAAATGATGGGTGGTACTATATGGCTAAAGAGTGAAAAAGGTAAAGGCAGTACGTTTTACTTTACTATAGAATTCAGTGTAGGTAGTATGGCAGCAAGGGCAGGAAGCATTTCCGGAATAAACAGCTTGTTGGAAAAGACGGAAAACACACTGGAGATTCTAATGGCGGAAGATGACAAGGTTAACCAGATACTTACTACTCAAATACTTGAAAAAAAAGGTCATAGAGTGGATATTGCCAATAATGGGGCAGAAGCATTGAAAAAACTGAGTGAAAAAAACTATGATGCAATTCTGATGGATATCCAGATGCCTGAATTGGACGGTATTGAGACAACCAGGAGGATAAGGGCTGCAGAAGAGGGTACTGACAGGCATGTTCCAATAATAGCACTAACGGCATTTGCTCTCGAAGGTGACAGAGAGAGATTCATTTCTGCAGGCATGGACTATTATGTTTCCAAGCCTGTAAGCATGGAAGAGCTGTTAAAGCCACTGGAACAGTTGGGAGAATCGAAATACGGAGACAATGCCCAAACAGTAGTTTTGGGGAACAATAATGCAGGTAGCAGGATAAAAAACATAGAGAACAAGCTTAAAGAGCATAAAAAGCTGTTTATCCATGATATACGGCTGCATATGAAAAGACTTAGGGTGGCATGTGAGAAACATGAGAGTATACAGATAGAGCGGTATGCTCATCTCATAAAGATTTCAGCTTCAGGTGCAGAAGAAAACACTATTAAGAATATTGCTTTTAAGATAGAACTGGCTGCCAGAAAAGAAGATTGGGTACAGATAGGTGTGCTGTTGATAAATTTGGAAGAAGAAACTGGAAAAATAATATGATAAATATTTACAAGGGGGTAGCAAAATGAAAATTTTAATTGCAGAAGACGACCTTGCCAGCAGAAAGTTTATTTACAAGTTTCTTTCTTCGTATGGGGATTGTGATGTGACCGTAGATGGTATAGAAGCTGTAGAAGCATTTATGCTTGCATGGGATGAAGGTAATCCTTATGAGCTTGTATGTCTTGACATAATGATGCCTAAACTGGATGGTTTAAAAGCATTAAAAGCCATACGTGATATTGAAAAACAAAAATCGGTCGAGGCTTCACACCGTGCCAAAATAATTATGACAACTGCACTAAATGATACAAGGGACGTATACGGTGCATTTGAAACCGGCTGTGAAGCATATGCTGCCAAACCAATAAATACCGAGAAGTTAATTGAAGTTATGAAAAAGCTTGAATTAATAAAATAATCCTGCATTTGCAGGATTATTTTATGTTCTGAGTTTGTTTACGGTTTCCTCATCAGGTGTTACTATCATTGTTTTAAAATTGTCATAAATAACCATACCGGGTTTTGCACCGCTGGGTTTTTTTACATTTTTTACTGCGGTATAGTCAACAGGTACGCCTGAAGACATCTTTGCCTTACTATGATAGGCTGCTAACATACCGGCTTCTTCAAGGGTTCTGCCGGGTATTTCATGCTGGAGCTTTTTTATGATAACATGAGAACCAGGTATGTTTTTTGTATGAAGCCAAATATCATTTGATGAAGATAATTTTAATGTTAGCTGGTCATTTTGTTTGTTGTTTTTTCCTACAAATATGTCAAAACCGTCACTTGATTTGAAGTGTAGGGGTTCAGAACCTGATTGGCGTTTCTTGCTATTTTGCTTTCTTTTTAAAGAGTAATATCCTTGTTCTATAAGTTCTTCCCGGATCTCTTCAATTTCCTGTAGAGAGTTGCAGTTATCTAAAAGCAACAACACGCTTTCCAGGTAATCAAGTTCACCCCGGGTATCTTCCATCAGCTTGCTGGTATAGCTATAAGCACTTTTGGCTTTTGTATACTGCCTGTAATACCTTTGTGCATTTTGCTGTGCTGAGAGATTTTCATCAAGTTTTATTTCCAGATATTCACTGTCTTGGCTGTAATAGTTCAGAAGCGAAACTTTATCGGTATTCGCCGGAATACAGTAAATGTTTGCGGTTATGAGTTCACCATATAGTTTCAAATTTTCTCTGTCTGACACTTCTCTGAGCTTTTCCTGCTGCAGGGCAAGTTTTTTATTACACCGATCCATATTATTATTAAGCACTTTGTACAAATCGGCTTTTTTATGCTTCTGCCTTTCAATATTGTCCCTTGTAGAATAAAAAATATCAAGTGTTTTGCTTATAGAGTCAATATACTTTATATTTGGATGTTGCTTTATCGGCAGACAATGAAAATCAATAGGTTTGCCTGGGGCGGCTGCACCATCCATAATTATACATGGTGAAAAGTTGTCTTGTTTTATTTCGTCGATTATATCGCTGAGTACAGATTCCAGCCTTGAAACTTCTTCTGCTAAAAGCCTGTTAATACTATTTTTCCCATCTACGCATGAACGGTAGCAGACTTCAGAGCACAGAAGGGGACTGAATCCCTTGAGATTGTTAAGCAGATACTTTTCAATGCTTACTAAAGGAGTCTCAGCGCTAATCCTA of Clostridia bacterium contains these proteins:
- a CDS encoding NFACT family protein — protein: MPFDGIVTKCISKELSDTLVGSRIEKIFQPEKDEILMNIRAQGQNLKLLLSANANYPRVHITWVSKENPANPPVFCMLLRKHLSGGRIVGIDFHDFERIITINIEAMNELGDLSVKKLIIEIMGRHSNIILTTSEDRIIDSIKHVDNEVSSVREVMPARTYVLPPSQNKTNPLELDTDKFFRISAETPLVSIEKYLLNNLKGFSPLLCSEVCYRSCVDGKNSINRLLAEEVSRLESVLSDIIDEIKQDNFSPCIIMDGAAAPGKPIDFHCLPIKQHPNIKYIDSISKTLDIFYSTRDNIERQKHKKADLYKVLNNNMDRCNKKLALQQEKLREVSDRENLKLYGELITANIYCIPANTDKVSLLNYYSQDSEYLEIKLDENLSAQQNAQRYYRQYTKAKSAYSYTSKLMEDTRGELDYLESVLLLLDNCNSLQEIEEIREELIEQGYYSLKRKQNSKKRQSGSEPLHFKSSDGFDIFVGKNNKQNDQLTLKLSSSNDIWLHTKNIPGSHVIIKKLQHEIPGRTLEEAGMLAAYHSKAKMSSGVPVDYTAVKNVKKPSGAKPGMVIYDNFKTMIVTPDEETVNKLRT
- a CDS encoding chemotaxis response regulator protein-glutamate methylesterase; this encodes MFIKRKIKVLIVDDSLLFRETLARGITSDPGIEVVATAPDPYTASEKIIEFEPDVMTLDVEMPRMNGIEFLRRLMPQYPIPVVVVSAVSENVFDALNAGAVDFVTKSAPGNPKGMDSLINELIVKIKIASTAKVGHLKGAGLPGGLSGRNNPKSEISDLTERIIAIGASTGGTEAIYQVIKSLPREIPGMVIVQHMPPVFTRMYAERLNNSCSLEVREAKDGDKVLPGRVLIAPGDFHMRLKKFGGSYQVECFKGERVNGHCPSVDILFESVAKEAGRNAIGVILTGMGYDGAKGMLSMRKNGARTIGQDEHSCVVYGMPKVAYDIGAVEKQVALDNIAQVVFSVINGKL
- a CDS encoding PAS domain S-box protein, whose amino-acid sequence is MQNDRQFTKGKKAEREFLSIALESIGDGVITTDENGRVVFMNEAAEELTGWSRTDADGKRLEEVFVIIDKKSGSLLESPFTVTLRKGSKSGLKNHTVLISKHGTESYISASSAPIKECDGEIIGVVVVFRDITRIKQAEEEVANEQKNLKAIFESSPVGMLLLDENMIICRINDSALKILKRGFEDVISRRIGIGFNCINCIRGNNGCGFSIECDNCLFWSIVSVAFDSGEPIKGMEISHYIFVDGKEENIWLKMSAVPVVLDGRIYVVLAIEDITENKRNEEGLKRYQILSEKARDIIYFIDTDGNILEANDAAFKAYGYTREELLSKSVFELRNNEEIPQVAKQLKIADAEGTLFETEHIRKDGSVFPVEVSAQGTTIGNKRVILSIIRDITERKKAERELQLAMEAAETASRAKSEFLANMSHEIRTPLNGIIGMTDLTLLTELTKDQKENLVTIKTCADTLHRVINDILDLSKIEAGKMLIESIQFDIRELIEKTVKPHYTNARLKGLKFIHNVNKEVPETLMGDPTRLQQILNNLIGNAVKFTEAGEINIQVDNYLIIDSRAYMKFSISDTGIGIAQEEMSQLFKNFSQVDGSITRKYGGTGLGLAISKHLVEMMGGTIWLKSEKGKGSTFYFTIEFSVGSMAARAGSISGINSLLEKTENTLEILMAEDDKVNQILTTQILEKKGHRVDIANNGAEALKKLSEKNYDAILMDIQMPELDGIETTRRIRAAEEGTDRHVPIIALTAFALEGDRERFISAGMDYYVSKPVSMEELLKPLEQLGESKYGDNAQTVVLGNNNAGSRIKNIENKLKEHKKLFIHDIRLHMKRLRVACEKHESIQIERYAHLIKISASGAEENTIKNIAFKIELAARKEDWVQIGVLLINLEEETGKII
- a CDS encoding response regulator codes for the protein MKILIAEDDLASRKFIYKFLSSYGDCDVTVDGIEAVEAFMLAWDEGNPYELVCLDIMMPKLDGLKALKAIRDIEKQKSVEASHRAKIIMTTALNDTRDVYGAFETGCEAYAAKPINTEKLIEVMKKLELIK